One genomic window of Deinococcus metalli includes the following:
- a CDS encoding competence protein CoiA: protein MISAQLIRDGHDPVVLDMPALRAKRTRAEIQAQHWQCKFCGKDMTPRMGAIRAWYFAHKREASECPFEAESEKESPQHRILKRTAAEALRRHFGDQVASLEYEVRFPNIKRIADAVITLKDSTRVAVEAQLSPLTLHQLQVRTESYLSDEIEVVWVFLEQQGGGLRDNGLWDKCREWLLDEGYLVLTARASTVETAVPLPTLPE from the coding sequence ATGATCTCCGCGCAGCTCATCCGTGACGGCCACGACCCGGTGGTGCTGGACATGCCTGCCCTCCGGGCGAAGCGCACCCGAGCGGAAATTCAGGCGCAGCACTGGCAGTGCAAATTCTGCGGCAAGGACATGACCCCACGCATGGGCGCGATCCGGGCGTGGTACTTCGCGCACAAGCGGGAAGCGAGCGAGTGTCCCTTCGAGGCCGAGAGCGAGAAGGAAAGCCCCCAGCACAGGATCCTCAAGCGCACCGCCGCGGAAGCGCTCCGCCGGCACTTCGGCGATCAGGTCGCGTCACTGGAATACGAGGTGCGCTTTCCGAACATCAAACGCATCGCCGACGCGGTCATCACCCTCAAGGACAGCACCCGCGTCGCGGTCGAGGCGCAGCTCAGCCCCCTGACGCTCCACCAGCTGCAGGTCCGCACCGAGTCCTACCTGAGTGACGAGATCGAGGTCGTTTGGGTGTTCCTCGAGCAGCAGGGAGGCGGCCTGCGCGACAACGGCCTGTGGGACAAGTGCCGGGAATGGCTCCTCGACGAAGGCTACCTGGTGCTTACCGCCCGCGCGAGCACGGTGGAGACGGCGGTGCCCCTGCCCACCCTGCCCGAGTGA
- a CDS encoding helix-turn-helix domain-containing protein, translated as MPRQRRAQTIDDSEAQHLAALGARIRLLRQQRDLGLEELAARAGLHRTHLWKIEKGKLNAGIISYMRIARELQMTGEELFSILDLPLS; from the coding sequence ATGCCTCGTCAGCGCCGCGCACAAACGATCGATGACTCCGAGGCACAGCACCTGGCAGCGTTGGGAGCACGGATCCGACTGCTCCGGCAACAGCGCGACTTGGGTCTGGAAGAACTCGCGGCCCGAGCGGGCCTGCACAGGACGCATTTGTGGAAAATCGAAAAAGGCAAATTGAATGCAGGCATCATCAGTTACATGCGAATCGCCCGAGAACTCCAGATGACAGGTGAGGAGCTCTTTTCTATTCTGGACTTGCCCCTGAGTTGA
- a CDS encoding AlbA family DNA-binding domain-containing protein: protein MTLAADPHFLHLQTILSSKAEGDWHDFKEGVHGRTDELLKDLVALANTAGGPYGGYGYLIIGIDDDGNVRGLIPKETELNEDARQRQLGSAAAHGITPLMSPQVKGYTVEGRRIHLVIVPQTSDRWHVVTGSQNHGYWVRRDRASVRPTAEQLEEHFQERLKALIGPVHEQLLRMDGRIGQLRTDLAAAQDPALLSAAEHARIAFQTPDRTFLRLIRQEASTFLDRRGEHLEAIQRVHPDRLVDQPTWHDADRDALRDLVERLEQDTRPLIEAVGALIHDAEPTARTEQALLELNAVFTDASVHMMTLPPSTFALWVYPALLYLHAVAASATPHLEWQLFGQVIHHVQDVPSPRLTRRSVALASVVPWRETLDGVMRVIEPGSPPRAAAHRMERLLRQSDWIGQTLPVLGRLGAFSRSEAALTLGYVAAALKRQGHVPPSFAALWWTYLNANGILEETIQRFVERGSPVLAGLKLRDVAAAFDSMDKPGSYLTVQAQYLVDVGPQP from the coding sequence ATGACCCTGGCCGCCGACCCGCATTTCCTCCACCTGCAGACCATTCTTTCGTCCAAAGCCGAAGGGGACTGGCATGACTTCAAGGAGGGGGTTCACGGCAGGACTGACGAACTGCTTAAGGATCTCGTCGCCCTGGCAAATACTGCGGGCGGTCCCTACGGGGGCTATGGGTACCTCATCATCGGCATTGATGACGACGGCAATGTCCGTGGTCTTATCCCGAAAGAGACAGAGCTCAACGAAGATGCGCGGCAGCGGCAGCTTGGAAGCGCGGCCGCGCACGGAATCACGCCGCTGATGTCCCCCCAGGTCAAGGGGTACACCGTGGAAGGCCGGCGGATCCACCTTGTCATCGTGCCGCAGACGTCTGACCGCTGGCACGTGGTGACTGGGAGCCAGAACCACGGGTACTGGGTGCGGCGGGACCGCGCCAGTGTCCGCCCGACAGCCGAGCAACTCGAAGAGCACTTCCAGGAGCGGCTGAAGGCCCTGATTGGCCCGGTGCACGAACAGCTGCTCCGGATGGACGGGCGCATCGGTCAACTCCGCACCGATCTGGCCGCAGCGCAGGATCCAGCGCTGCTCAGCGCTGCTGAGCATGCCCGCATTGCCTTCCAAACGCCTGATCGCACGTTCCTCCGGCTGATCCGGCAGGAAGCGAGCACCTTCCTGGACCGACGAGGCGAACATCTGGAGGCCATCCAGCGCGTTCATCCCGATCGGCTGGTGGACCAGCCTACTTGGCATGACGCGGACCGTGACGCCCTTCGGGACCTGGTCGAACGGCTGGAGCAGGACACGCGGCCATTGATCGAAGCGGTCGGCGCCCTCATCCATGACGCGGAGCCCACGGCGCGAACAGAGCAGGCCCTGCTGGAACTGAACGCCGTCTTCACGGACGCGTCTGTGCACATGATGACGTTGCCGCCATCAACGTTCGCGCTGTGGGTGTACCCGGCCCTGCTCTACCTGCACGCGGTGGCGGCCAGCGCCACTCCACACCTGGAGTGGCAGCTGTTTGGCCAGGTCATTCATCACGTCCAGGACGTTCCGTCTCCTCGCCTGACGCGCCGGTCCGTGGCCCTGGCCAGCGTGGTGCCGTGGCGCGAGACCCTGGACGGCGTGATGAGGGTGATCGAACCCGGTTCACCGCCCCGGGCGGCTGCGCACCGGATGGAGCGGCTGCTGCGTCAAAGCGACTGGATTGGCCAGACCCTGCCCGTGCTGGGCCGCTTGGGCGCGTTCAGCCGGAGCGAGGCGGCCCTCACGCTGGGGTATGTAGCGGCTGCCCTGAAGCGGCAGGGACACGTGCCGCCGTCCTTCGCTGCCCTGTGGTGGACGTACCTGAACGCCAACGGCATTCTCGAGGAGACGATCCAGCGGTTCGTGGAGCGTGGATCACCGGTTCTGGCTGGGCTTAAGCTGCGGGATGTGGCCGCCGCGTTCGACAGTATGGACAAGCCGGGCAGCTACCTCACGGTGCAGGCGCAGTACTTGGTGGACGTGGGGCCACAGCCCTAG